A genomic window from Desulfatiglans anilini DSM 4660 includes:
- the sat gene encoding sulfate adenylyltransferase: MIKPHGSDKLNPLYVMDDAKRAQLTKEAESLPSIVVSSAAAGNAVMMGGGYFNPLTGFMNAAEAMSVAKDMKLKNGLFWPVPIVNVVPDASAVKGAKKIALRDPNVAGNPVLAIQEVEAIEEFTPEQMKEMTLSIFRTEDENHPGVKAFNSVGRTVISGPIQVLNYSYFDKDFGDTFKTAYEIREMMGKLGWEKVVAFQTRNPMHLAHEELCRMAYNDLKTDGILIHMLLGKLKAGDIPADVRDACIRKMVELYFPPNTVLVTGYGFDMLYAGPKEALLHAVFRQNCGCTHLIVGRDHAGVGDYYGPFDAQTIFDEIPKDALLLDIYRADHTAWSKKLNKIVMMRDVPDHTKDDFILLSGTKVREMLGNGQAPPPEFSRPEVAQILINYYQSIDKK, translated from the coding sequence ATGATTAAGCCGCATGGATCCGATAAACTGAATCCGTTGTATGTCATGGACGACGCAAAGCGCGCCCAGTTAACCAAGGAAGCCGAGAGCCTGCCTTCCATCGTGGTCAGTTCGGCCGCAGCCGGCAATGCCGTCATGATGGGGGGCGGTTATTTCAATCCCCTGACGGGATTCATGAACGCCGCAGAGGCGATGAGCGTCGCGAAGGACATGAAGCTGAAGAACGGGCTGTTCTGGCCTGTGCCGATCGTGAATGTCGTGCCGGACGCCTCCGCTGTCAAAGGCGCGAAGAAGATCGCCCTCAGAGACCCGAACGTCGCCGGCAACCCGGTCCTGGCGATCCAGGAAGTGGAAGCCATCGAAGAGTTCACCCCCGAGCAGATGAAGGAAATGACGCTGTCGATCTTCCGGACGGAAGACGAGAACCACCCCGGGGTAAAGGCCTTCAACTCGGTTGGAAGGACGGTCATTTCCGGACCGATTCAAGTGCTGAACTATTCCTATTTCGATAAGGACTTCGGGGATACCTTCAAGACGGCTTATGAGATCCGTGAGATGATGGGCAAACTCGGCTGGGAAAAGGTCGTCGCCTTCCAGACCCGGAACCCGATGCATCTGGCCCACGAGGAACTCTGCCGCATGGCTTACAACGACCTCAAGACCGACGGCATCCTGATCCACATGCTCCTCGGTAAGCTGAAGGCCGGTGATATCCCTGCGGATGTCCGCGATGCCTGCATCCGGAAGATGGTCGAACTGTATTTCCCGCCGAATACGGTGCTTGTTACTGGATATGGGTTCGACATGCTGTATGCCGGTCCGAAGGAAGCCCTGCTGCACGCGGTATTCCGCCAGAACTGCGGCTGTACGCACCTGATCGTCGGGCGTGACCATGCCGGAGTCGGCGACTACTACGGCCCCTTTGACGCTCAGACGATCTTCGACGAGATCCCGAAAGACGCCCTCCTGCTCGACATCTACCGGGCGGACCACACAGCCTGGTCGAAGAAATTGAACAAGATCGTTATGATGCGCGACGTACCGGACCACACCAAGGATGATTTCATTCTCCTTTCCGGCACCAAGGTCCGTGAGATGCTGGGTAATGGGCAGGCACCGCCTCCCGAGTTCTCACGCCCGGAAGTCGCCCAGATCCTGATCAACTACTATCAGTCAATCGACAAGAAGTAG
- the queC gene encoding 7-cyano-7-deazaguanine synthase QueC, with product MDAGRKAVVLSSGGLDSTTVMAIALEEGFDVYSLTVDYGQRHKVELEAARKVASVLGAEEHKVLRVDLAGIGGSALTDNLRVPKGRQEDQIPNEIPITYVPARNTVFLSLALGWAEVLGAAHIFIGANSIDYSGYPDCRPEYLSAFERLALLATKAGVEGRLKMRIHAPLLHMTKREIILKGLELGVDYSLTHSCYDPLPDGRACGECDSCRLRRKGFREAGIQDPSERQDAGRP from the coding sequence ATGGATGCAGGGCGCAAGGCAGTAGTGCTGTCAAGCGGCGGATTGGACTCGACGACTGTGATGGCGATTGCCCTTGAAGAAGGTTTCGACGTATACAGTTTAACGGTTGACTACGGACAACGACACAAGGTGGAACTGGAGGCTGCACGCAAGGTTGCCTCTGTATTGGGCGCCGAGGAGCACAAGGTCCTGCGTGTCGATTTGGCGGGAATAGGCGGGTCGGCACTGACAGACAACCTCAGGGTCCCGAAGGGCCGTCAGGAAGATCAAATCCCTAATGAGATTCCCATCACCTATGTCCCTGCACGGAATACCGTTTTTCTTTCTCTGGCCTTGGGTTGGGCCGAGGTGCTGGGGGCTGCGCATATCTTCATCGGGGCCAACAGCATCGATTACAGCGGCTATCCGGACTGCAGGCCGGAGTACCTGTCGGCCTTCGAAAGGCTGGCCTTGCTGGCCACCAAGGCTGGAGTGGAAGGGCGGCTGAAGATGCGGATCCACGCGCCTTTATTACATATGACCAAACGGGAAATCATTTTGAAGGGCTTGGAACTGGGTGTGGATTACAGCCTGACCCACAGCTGCTACGATCCACTGCCGGACGGCCGGGCCTGCGGAGAGTGCGACAGCTGCCGGCTGCGAAGGAAGGGGTTCCGGGAGGCCGGCATCCAGGACCCTTCGGAAAGGCAGGATGCCGGCCGGCCGTAA
- a CDS encoding AMP-dependent synthetase/ligase yields MERLKDTSMPAVFQQQVRKYGDRTCVSYKTGGRYVDISWNRMNTMVRNLAAFLISRGIEPGDRVAIFSPNRYEWWVSDLAILSIGAVDVPIYATNSAEEAYYVLQHSESKGCLVGAAEHLQKIMQIRDRLPGLEFIVAYDTAEGFGPDVLNFDQALQEGEKKGRNDVFESRLAAVKPSDVATIIYTSGTTGPPKGVMLSHDNFVSNVRQALADFWDLVSDQDVLLSFLPLSHSLERTAGYYMPIAWGAQVAFAEDFSKIQENMVEIKPTCIISVPRFYEKIHSGILAKVGEAPATKQALFKWAIETARLNLPYACTQKPPKGFFALRYRLADKIIFSKLKAVLGMDRLRFAVSGGGALSVSDAEFFLGMGITVLEGFGLTETTPITNVNRFCLIKPGTVGPPVPETTVKISPEGEILIKGPQVMLGYYKDEAATREAFTEDGFFRTGDLGTVDAEGYLSITGRIKDIIVTAGGKNIAPRNIESRLMESPFIEQVAVIGEKRKYLSALIVPAFEELKKWARTNQVSFTDHEDLIQNQPVVDLYTREIERLMADFARVEQIRKFRLLPHEWTQETGEMTPTLKLKRKILEEKFQGEIEKLYPPEAPSPPRK; encoded by the coding sequence ATGGAGCGATTGAAAGACACTTCGATGCCAGCCGTTTTCCAGCAACAGGTCCGCAAGTACGGCGACCGCACCTGCGTTTCGTACAAGACAGGGGGCCGGTATGTGGACATCTCCTGGAACCGGATGAACACCATGGTCCGGAACCTCGCCGCCTTCCTGATCTCCAGAGGCATCGAACCAGGGGATCGGGTGGCCATCTTTTCCCCCAATCGGTATGAATGGTGGGTGAGCGACCTGGCCATCCTCTCCATCGGCGCCGTAGACGTCCCGATCTATGCCACCAACTCCGCCGAGGAGGCCTATTATGTGCTGCAGCACTCCGAATCCAAAGGATGCCTGGTCGGTGCGGCAGAACACCTGCAGAAGATCATGCAGATCCGGGACCGTCTCCCCGGGTTGGAGTTCATTGTAGCCTATGACACCGCAGAAGGGTTCGGCCCGGATGTGCTCAATTTCGACCAGGCGCTGCAGGAGGGCGAAAAAAAGGGCCGGAACGACGTCTTCGAATCAAGGCTGGCCGCGGTCAAACCCTCCGACGTAGCCACCATCATCTACACCTCGGGCACCACCGGTCCCCCCAAAGGCGTGATGCTCTCTCACGACAATTTCGTATCCAATGTGCGTCAGGCCCTGGCGGATTTCTGGGACCTCGTGTCGGACCAGGACGTCCTCCTGTCCTTCCTGCCGCTCTCCCATTCCCTGGAGAGAACCGCCGGGTATTACATGCCCATTGCATGGGGCGCCCAAGTGGCCTTCGCCGAAGATTTTTCCAAGATTCAGGAGAACATGGTGGAGATCAAACCCACCTGCATCATCAGCGTACCGAGGTTTTACGAAAAGATCCACTCCGGCATCCTCGCCAAGGTCGGCGAAGCCCCGGCCACCAAGCAGGCCCTTTTCAAATGGGCCATTGAAACCGCCAGGCTGAACCTGCCTTACGCATGCACCCAGAAACCGCCGAAGGGGTTTTTCGCCTTGCGTTACCGTTTGGCGGACAAGATCATCTTTTCGAAGCTGAAGGCCGTGCTCGGCATGGATCGCCTGAGATTCGCCGTGTCCGGTGGCGGCGCGCTGTCTGTCTCCGACGCGGAGTTTTTCCTCGGCATGGGAATCACGGTACTGGAAGGCTTCGGACTGACGGAGACAACCCCCATCACCAACGTGAACCGCTTCTGTCTTATCAAACCAGGAACCGTGGGCCCGCCAGTGCCGGAAACCACCGTCAAGATTTCACCCGAGGGGGAGATCCTCATCAAGGGGCCGCAGGTTATGCTTGGTTATTATAAGGATGAGGCTGCGACTCGTGAGGCTTTTACGGAGGACGGGTTCTTTCGGACAGGGGATCTCGGCACCGTGGATGCGGAGGGCTACCTTTCCATCACGGGCAGGATCAAGGATATTATCGTCACCGCCGGCGGCAAAAATATCGCCCCCAGAAATATTGAAAGCCGGTTGATGGAGTCCCCCTTTATCGAGCAGGTGGCCGTGATCGGAGAAAAAAGGAAATATCTCTCCGCGCTGATCGTCCCGGCCTTCGAAGAGCTCAAGAAATGGGCCCGGACCAATCAAGTGTCCTTCACAGACCACGAGGATCTCATCCAGAATCAACCCGTGGTCGACCTTTACACGCGCGAAATCGAACGCCTCATGGCTGACTTCGCCCGGGTCGAACAGATCCGCAAGTTCCGCCTGCTGCCCCACGAATGGACCCAGGAAACAGGCGAGATGACCCCGACACTTAAACTGAAGCGAAAAATCCTGGAAGAAAAATTTCAGGGAGAAATCGAGAAGCTTTATCCCCCAGAGGCCCCGTCACCTCCAAGGAAATAG
- a CDS encoding DUF169 domain-containing protein: MIDTTMLLNDVEFARQMLEKETLSHSDIVFTLRNLLKFKYYPVAVKFFFSEEELEDYKQQADYKEALHPFTLCHYVAASRQGGEITLSTKEKTGCSNAKYVLGWKELDESEIKGHLKYTQNLEQAERFVKTKKRLPPGLLAFATAPLHKSPFVPDVIHGMSDVLQSYHLGNDWCAAFDTHPFRMTMSMNSSVCHGIVRCYVTQEPNITPMCSSSYTSGKTEQGEINWIWPGSHLERTVRWTLQRTLRDGGASFPRTGETYPGFNICKLCPLIAWKKPKKQA; encoded by the coding sequence ATGATAGACACGACAATGCTTTTGAACGACGTAGAGTTTGCAAGGCAAATGCTTGAAAAGGAAACACTCAGCCATTCGGACATTGTTTTTACTCTACGCAATCTATTGAAATTCAAGTATTATCCTGTAGCCGTCAAATTTTTCTTTTCAGAAGAAGAACTCGAAGATTATAAACAGCAGGCCGATTATAAAGAAGCGCTTCACCCTTTTACTTTGTGTCACTACGTTGCGGCTTCCCGACAAGGCGGCGAAATCACTCTCAGCACCAAGGAAAAAACCGGATGTTCAAATGCGAAATATGTTCTTGGATGGAAAGAACTGGATGAATCCGAGATCAAAGGGCACCTGAAATATACCCAAAACCTGGAACAGGCCGAGCGCTTTGTTAAAACAAAGAAACGCCTGCCGCCTGGATTGCTCGCCTTTGCCACAGCCCCCTTGCACAAAAGCCCCTTCGTACCGGACGTCATTCATGGCATGTCCGACGTCCTCCAGTCCTATCACTTGGGAAATGATTGGTGCGCAGCTTTCGACACGCATCCTTTTCGTATGACCATGAGCATGAATTCTTCTGTCTGCCACGGAATTGTTCGATGTTACGTGACACAGGAACCCAACATCACCCCGATGTGCAGCAGCAGCTACACCTCTGGCAAGACCGAACAGGGGGAAATCAACTGGATCTGGCCCGGTTCACACCTTGAAAGAACGGTCCGATGGACCCTTCAAAGAACCCTCCGTGACGGCGGCGCCTCATTCCCCCGCACGGGAGAAACCTATCCCGGTTTCAATATCTGCAAACTCTGTCCTTTGATCGCTTGGAAAAAGCCCAAAAAACAAGCATAA
- a CDS encoding radical SAM protein has product MPERSNNQPPLPDSRTAIGTSLASPSPEFGPADEALFREAWDIARDRHGREITFYLPGMIRFHGFRGRYPALSITGSRCELQCLHCAGTLLQPMLKVDEPEELLRRGRLLAVNGNHGILLTGGSNRNGELPWNRYLDVISSLGRETTLHLSAHTGFPDLRTAKDLKAAGIRQALLDVMGDEKAATEVYRLPGLHKVIEAIEAVKKSGIAWIPHIVAGLYFGRIDSEHRALEIIRRYHPTVLVIVVLSPLKGTAMSTVKPPAPLAIARLIASARLLMPDVPIALGCERPRNREGTSLECLALRAGITRMAVWSEEAVEEALALGLHPRFQATCCSVDYRTAFSSPDPHPSISVGRNPAHTTS; this is encoded by the coding sequence ATGCCCGAAAGATCGAACAATCAGCCCCCGCTTCCCGATTCCCGGACAGCCATCGGAACCAGCCTTGCATCTCCCTCTCCTGAATTCGGTCCCGCCGACGAAGCCCTTTTTCGCGAAGCGTGGGACATCGCCAGAGACCGCCATGGTAGAGAAATCACCTTCTATCTCCCCGGAATGATACGCTTCCACGGCTTCCGCGGCCGATATCCCGCCCTCTCCATCACAGGCAGCCGCTGCGAGTTGCAGTGCCTCCACTGCGCAGGAACACTCCTCCAACCGATGCTCAAGGTCGATGAGCCCGAGGAGTTGTTGCGCCGCGGCCGTCTGCTCGCTGTGAACGGGAACCACGGTATTCTCCTGACCGGTGGATCCAACCGGAACGGCGAACTGCCCTGGAACCGCTATCTAGACGTCATCTCGTCCCTCGGACGCGAAACAACCCTGCACCTTTCGGCGCACACGGGCTTCCCGGACCTCCGCACCGCCAAGGACCTCAAGGCCGCCGGCATCCGTCAGGCCCTCCTCGATGTCATGGGAGATGAAAAGGCCGCAACAGAGGTTTATCGGCTCCCAGGACTCCACAAGGTCATCGAGGCCATCGAAGCCGTCAAAAAGAGTGGCATCGCCTGGATTCCGCACATCGTGGCCGGGCTCTATTTCGGCCGCATCGATTCAGAGCATCGAGCGCTCGAGATCATTCGCCGCTACCATCCCACCGTGTTGGTCATCGTTGTGCTCAGCCCGCTCAAAGGGACCGCCATGTCAACCGTCAAACCGCCTGCCCCTTTGGCGATCGCGCGTCTCATCGCCTCCGCCCGGCTCCTCATGCCGGATGTCCCCATCGCCCTCGGGTGTGAAAGACCTCGCAATCGCGAGGGCACATCCCTCGAGTGTCTCGCCCTTCGCGCCGGCATCACCCGTATGGCGGTCTGGTCCGAAGAAGCGGTCGAGGAGGCGCTGGCACTCGGCCTGCACCCGCGTTTCCAGGCAACGTGCTGCTCCGTCGACTATCGAACCGCCTTCAGTTCCCCAGACCCGCACCCGTCCATCTCCGTCGGCCGGAATCCGGCGCACACGACCTCCTGA
- the rimO gene encoding 30S ribosomal protein S12 methylthiotransferase RimO, which translates to MKNRPLDHHGVYCISLGCAKNLVDTEHMLGLMQAGGCGLTETLGEAETVVINTCGFIQEAVQEAIGTILEAAREKALGTFRNLIVTGCFVQRYGYKLTREIPEVDAWVGTGEFHRIVEVLSALEAQKGPLFLIGPPRYQADHGVPRIRTTPFFSTYLKISEGCSHRCSYCCIPRLRGPLRSRSLDSLVLEAERMVADGVKEINLVGQDITAYGRDRLERGGLERLLRRLVKVDGLAWIRLMYCNPEGITDALLELIEGEEKICPYLDIPLQHVSPAVLRAMGRGGGGESPWELIGRIRSVKRGIAIRTTFMVGFPGETEQDFENLLRFVQETSFDHLGVFSFSPESGTRAARIRTGIVPKKIAVERRRKVMQLQSRMAKKAKQGLIGSVFPVLIEGYCPETELLLSGRTSMMAPEVDGQVLITKGTGAEGVILPVRITEAHPYDLVGEIVS; encoded by the coding sequence ATGAAAAATCGGCCACTGGACCATCATGGGGTGTATTGCATCAGCCTCGGCTGTGCAAAAAATCTCGTCGACACCGAGCATATGCTTGGTTTGATGCAGGCAGGCGGCTGCGGGTTGACCGAGACCCTGGGCGAGGCCGAAACGGTGGTGATCAACACCTGCGGTTTTATCCAGGAGGCTGTGCAAGAGGCGATCGGAACCATTCTTGAGGCAGCACGCGAGAAGGCCTTGGGAACCTTCAGAAACCTGATCGTAACCGGGTGTTTTGTGCAACGGTACGGCTACAAGCTGACCCGGGAAATCCCCGAGGTGGACGCTTGGGTGGGTACCGGAGAATTCCACCGAATCGTGGAAGTGCTGAGCGCCCTGGAGGCTCAAAAAGGGCCTCTTTTCCTGATCGGTCCGCCCCGCTACCAGGCGGACCACGGCGTGCCGCGCATCCGGACGACGCCGTTTTTCAGCACCTATCTCAAGATCTCTGAAGGGTGCTCCCATCGCTGCAGCTACTGCTGCATACCCCGCCTGAGGGGGCCTCTTCGCAGCCGCAGCCTGGATTCTCTGGTCCTCGAAGCGGAGCGGATGGTCGCAGACGGCGTCAAGGAGATCAACCTCGTCGGCCAGGATATCACGGCTTACGGGCGCGATCGTTTGGAGCGCGGGGGGTTGGAGCGGCTCCTGAGGCGTCTGGTCAAGGTGGATGGGCTTGCCTGGATCCGGCTGATGTACTGCAATCCCGAAGGGATTACCGATGCATTGTTGGAATTGATCGAAGGGGAGGAAAAAATCTGCCCTTATTTGGATATTCCCCTCCAGCATGTCAGCCCCGCCGTGCTTCGTGCCATGGGGCGAGGGGGCGGCGGAGAAAGTCCGTGGGAATTGATCGGGCGGATCCGCTCCGTCAAGCGCGGTATCGCCATCCGTACGACCTTCATGGTGGGCTTCCCGGGAGAAACGGAGCAGGATTTCGAGAATCTGCTCCGCTTTGTACAGGAGACGAGTTTCGATCATCTCGGTGTATTCTCGTTCAGTCCGGAGAGTGGCACGCGAGCGGCGAGAATCAGGACGGGCATTGTGCCCAAAAAGATCGCCGTCGAGAGGCGCCGCAAGGTAATGCAGCTTCAGTCCCGGATGGCGAAGAAGGCCAAGCAGGGGCTGATCGGATCCGTTTTTCCGGTTCTGATCGAGGGGTATTGCCCCGAAACGGAGCTTCTGCTGAGCGGGCGCACCTCCATGATGGCTCCCGAGGTCGACGGACAGGTCCTGATCACTAAAGGGACGGGAGCTGAAGGCGTGATCCTCCCGGTCAGGATTACCGAAGCCCACCCCTATGATCTAGTCGGCGAGATTGTTTCTTGA
- a CDS encoding polyprenyl synthetase family protein, producing MNPDQAILNKHRLHLEEIEAELALSVGSRVAKIEEISRHTLLGGGKRLRPLLFVLSCGLLGSRVQECYRLAGIFEIIHAASLLHDDVLDNAETRRSRPSANRLWGNHAAVLVGDFLYSKAFAVAFETGHRPFLQRLTETTTRMAEGQVLELEHTFDWDIGKEAYLEIVKAKTAVLISAACECGAILSGAGETAESALAQFGFHMGVAFQLMDDLLDYTAEEKVFGKPVVKDLREGKITLPLIYALADLEEADRAALRTRLTPEGAFPSEADFLQVLEMVRTGGCLERVREEASESVERAAGCLAIFPDSPAKRDLLQMNRYILDRSY from the coding sequence ATGAACCCAGACCAGGCTATACTGAACAAGCACAGACTTCACCTCGAAGAAATCGAGGCCGAACTGGCTCTTTCCGTCGGATCCCGCGTAGCGAAAATCGAAGAAATATCCCGGCACACCCTCCTTGGAGGAGGAAAGAGACTCCGCCCACTCCTCTTTGTTCTTTCTTGCGGGCTTCTTGGATCGCGGGTTCAGGAATGCTACCGGTTGGCGGGTATTTTCGAGATCATCCACGCCGCCTCGCTCCTGCACGACGATGTCCTGGACAACGCGGAGACCCGGCGCAGCCGGCCTTCGGCCAACCGTCTCTGGGGCAACCATGCGGCGGTGCTCGTAGGGGACTTCTTGTACTCCAAGGCCTTTGCCGTGGCCTTTGAAACGGGGCATCGCCCCTTTCTCCAGCGCCTGACGGAGACTACCACCCGTATGGCCGAAGGCCAGGTTCTGGAACTCGAACATACCTTCGACTGGGACATCGGGAAAGAAGCTTACCTGGAGATCGTCAAGGCCAAAACAGCGGTGTTGATTTCGGCTGCCTGCGAGTGCGGGGCGATTTTGAGCGGTGCGGGAGAAACGGCCGAATCGGCGCTTGCACAGTTCGGCTTCCATATGGGCGTGGCCTTTCAGTTGATGGACGACCTCCTGGATTACACGGCAGAGGAGAAGGTATTCGGCAAGCCGGTGGTCAAAGACCTGAGGGAGGGGAAGATTACCCTGCCGTTGATTTACGCGCTTGCGGATCTGGAAGAGGCGGACCGGGCTGCCCTTCGGACCCGCCTCACGCCAGAGGGAGCGTTTCCGAGCGAGGCGGATTTCCTGCAGGTTTTGGAGATGGTGCGCACCGGCGGCTGCCTGGAGCGCGTTCGCGAAGAGGCCTCTGAAAGCGTCGAGCGGGCGGCCGGTTGCCTGGCGATTTTCCCTGACTCCCCTGCAAAACGTGATCTGCTCCAAATGAACCGTTACATCCTTGACCGGAGCTATTGA